GCCTCTGGGTGTATTTAAACGCCATTAAAATATACCCCCTAAAGAGAATGCTTCATATTTTTAAGAGAACAATTGTATGGATAATGATTCTGATCCGTCATTGATTAAAGATAACATACTGCAAGCTAAAAAATAATACCTGCAACAAAAAAGCTTATATACCATAACAGAGTTCTCACTGAAAACCTCCAGTGTTCCTCCACTTCTGTTACCCAAATAAATGTATGTACAGAGATTTGAGTTGCTGAGTACATGTGTATCTGTATTAAACGCCAGGCTGCCAAAGTGCTGTTGCGTGCCAGTTTTCCCACACTCAGTCTCTCCTGAGGTTATTCAGTCTCTCCTCAAGGTCAGCATCTGCATCTGCCAGGGCTGGCTGGGGTTCAGCTTTCTTCCCACCTGCTACGGAGAGGCTACCACCCGTGGATGGCAGATCTAAATGAACAGGAAGGAAATCAAATCAATCAGTATTCATAGGAATCTTGATGAAGAGACATCCAGCTTTATCACTACTACAACATTTTACTGAATGCAGTTGTAAATTTGACTAACTGCAAGCGCAATAACTTGACTGTGTTCCTTACTTGAGAGTTCGTCAGAGAGATTGAGACCCAGCTCATCCAACACTTGGGACACAACAGCATCACTAAATAAAACAGTGAGAGAATTAGTGTTTCCATAGATTTACCAGCTAACATAAGTATGCCAAAAAATATGACAATCACAAATCACGATGTGATCAAATTGAGGTAGTACTGGCTTTGGTTTTGAGATTTAAATGATTTGGCCGGAGATTTGCGTCATGAACCCCCTACCTCTCTtcttcatcatcctcatcacccaTGGCATCGTCTATGGCATCATTCATCATCTCCTCCTTCATGTCCATGATCTCACTCTGTCGTTCAAACTCCATCATGATCTTCTGAATCTGTGGCAACTTCATCTGTGTAGGGGAAGTGAACATATGATGTAAGCCAATAGAATGTATTGGCAGAATTCACTGGTAACAAGAATGACTACAGACATTTTGGGTTATTAATAGTGTTTTACAGTTCTACTGGCAAGTTATCTTAAAAAGAATTGGATTGTGTTCAACAGGAATCAATCAAATGATACAATGAAACGATCACCTGTCTGTTCATGGTAGCCATTGCTTTGGTAACACCTTTCATTGCTTGTGCCATGCTGTTGTTTGACTTTAGAGTCTGGATCTTCAGGCTGACTGCTTGGATATTTGCCTTCATCATAATGAATTTCTTCACATAGTGTCTTGTACGAACCAAGTCCTTTGCCATGATCTTCACAGCATCCTGTAAATGGTAACAGAGGagtgagaatatatatatatttttttaatcatcaAGACTTTTCACCTTCACAGCATCTTATCTTTGCCCTCCTTATTCTCTCACCATCTGTCCCTGTTTGGCCATTTTCTTAATGTCAGCTATGATTTTCTTCTCCTGCTGCTCCAGTCTTTGTCGCTCTCTGTCCAGATCTCTCATGGCCCGAGTCAGTGCCCTCTGGTTTTGCCTCAACATCTCCTCCGGGGTCTTCCTCTTCCCAAACAAGAACTCCATCTAAGAAACAAAAACAGGAAATACAAACAATCCAAATCTAACTCTCTCGTCAGTCATTATTACTTACAATGTGCCAGTTTTTTCCCTGAAGAGGAACACATTTTAGATATGTTTTATGCATACGTTTTGTTTGCACCTAAACAACTTCTTGTTTATAGCTAATGTAGATTATATACATTTACTGTAGCTAGATAGCTGGACCCTGATTTAACTGCTTTTTAACATTCAAGATTAAAGGACAATTCCTCCATttttcaacctcatattcatCACCTCTAGCACCATGCCAGTGTCTACATATGTGTAAATGGGCGGcaggtaaccgaaaggttgctggatcgaatccccgagttgacaaagtaaaaatctgtcgttctgcacctaagcaaggcaattaacccactgttccccggtaggccgtcactgtaaataacaaATTggtcttaactaacttgcctagttaacctTTAATTAAATTAAACACATTTTAAAAATGGCCCGTTTTTATGATCTGCGGTTAAAAAAATAAGGCCTTaaatgcttctctgtgacatgGTAGAATTaagtgctttcaagacaactgggaactcaaaaACTATATACAAAAATATTAAgcaggtcaaatcatgacgtcggTGATTTTCAGGTCGTTAAGTGAAAGCTCTAATAAGATGCCCAAGTTTCCAacttggatgaccgttcaaaactatTTTTTCCCAGTAGGGAAATTCGATTTCTCCCTTGAGTTTCCACTtctcttgaacgcactgaagtcggagATTTCCGAGTTGTTTGAACGGGACATCTTTCAAGAGCTCCAACTTCCGACCTGAAGATGGCTGTGGTCATGATTTTACCTAGTTTCTAGCCATTGGGAGGATATTTTCTTGCTCCACATGTCACCACGAATCTCATTTGGTGCGTTTAAtgctgcgttcaaaacaactgggaactcggggaaAAAAACGAGCTCCGATTGGGAAAATATATTTGAACGGTTATCCAACtccggcctctttctagagctccgactttctgacctgaagaccactgacgtcatgatttgacctcataTCCGAGttaccagttgttttgaacagGGCAATAGTCTTTGAAAATAATGTTGTAACTTTCAATGTCAACTGCTAGAAGTTATTTATTTTTCCCAAGAGAAATGCGCcgttttcacatatgtagacatTGTTATTCTGCAGTAGATAATGAAAATTAGGTTAAAGTTGTGAAATTGCGCTTTGAGGTTATTGATCGGAGTATAATTTAACTGGCATATAAATCGACGGATTACGTTAATCTGGTGAGTAAACGTTTAAACCAGAGTACTGTCTTTGTTTAAACTATAATGCTTGTTTCCTTGCTCGTTTAGTAGCTAGCaatctagctaacattagctgctAGAAGCTAAGAAGTTGAGTCATAGTAACAAATTAAATGTGTTGGTCACATGCTTAGTTATTCCATGTTATCTTACCGTGTATGATGTCTTTCGTGTGGCTGTTTATGTCACGATAATGACAATTGCAAAGGAAAATACTGTTTGAGAGGTCTTCAAAGGTTTTAATTCGGGAATAGTCTACctatttgttttctttcacaTACTTCCGCATAAAGATATCTCCACTTCTATCCCAGCAGGATGTGACGTAATAAAGATTTTTGAGTCATAAATGCTACTGGTTCGTTTGTTTTGAAGGGAGACTTTTTCCTTTTCTGTCCCGGTTAGGCGGTGTCCACTTAAGTCGTTAAATTACTAATATTCACTGCTGGGTAGTAAGTATAACACAAAATAAACACACTTGGTTGAGACAGTCAATAAACAGACTGGCAGTATTACCTCTTTATTGATATGTTTATTAATAATTTCGTGGCACGGTGTCTTGCAAATCGAGCGTACCAAGAAGTCATGGCGTTCATGTTCTTCGTGCGATAATCACAGACACAGACCAATGACTTTATTATATAACAATTTAGAGTGAATTCAATAGGTGGTAAATTAACGACTTAACGTTAAATCCATAAAGTGTAACGTTTGAAATACATTTGGTTTAACAAATCTGATAAAACAGACCCTGACATGTTTAGACCAACTATGTCCACCTGGTGGCAGCAAGGTACTTGCAGTGGTATCAATTTCCCAACTACCCAGATTGAAGAAGAGGACTCGCTGAAGCACACAATGCACTTCTGACAAGGGTAGTAATCGCCTAAATCTTAATATCCTATTTGTTTAAAAATATAGTAAGTCGTTGGAGAATCGTGCTATTTTGTGTGTATTTGAAGACTGTGGTCAGCGTAGATTTGGTTCGACCGGAAACGTCGGCAAATAACTTCCCCCTACACAGTGCATTATTGTGTGGGCCGCTGACGGAGTTGTTCTGCCAGGGGTTTGGTCGACACCCTTATCAATGGAACTCCAGATCGAGGCTTCAATAGGGCCTTGAATAATTTCGTCTTTAATGACTTATGCGAAAACAAATTGGTGTAGGAAGAGACACATCGATAACACACGGATGGTGGGTGGCCAAACAGTCGCCATATAACTTCAGTCTTGGTGTAAACAAAACCATTTTTGTGGATTAGTTAGGTCTTATACGATAATTCAACCATTCGTATCGGGGCCCATCGTCAGACTGGAAAATGTTAGCTTGCTTTACTCCCAGCTGCTGCATAGTAGTTACGGATTTTGTACTAATCAATATTTGACGGTTTTTAAAGAATGCGTTTTACTCAAGTAACGTTACCTACTCCGTGATAACTAGCTACATGTAGTTTGCAATACACATGCTAATTAGCTACCCAAGGTTAGCATAATAAAGCACTTAAACATGTATCTATGtagcattagcctagctagcAGCTAACAAGTGGATATAATTCTCATGTATCGCTCAAGTTAGCTTAGCTACAAAAACAGTTAACTGTCTAGCTACTTAGTGTGGCTGCGCTAAATTAGTTGGATAAACAGTGATATGCTTTAAACTAGCAACACATATCCTACTAGTTATTTCCTGTGGCAGGTAGCTATCTATCGAGCTATTGTCCGTTTAGCTCGTTAGCTGTTAAGCTATCATTGGCTAATGAGCGATTTTAGCGAGCTCATTTGTCAGCTCTTGCCGAAATTTTAATTGGAACGAGATGGGTATACTTCACATTTCTGTATTACATCAGTAAACGTAACATTGCTATAAAACACACGTTTTGGGGGAAAAACGGCTAACTACGCAAGTTGGTTAGCTAGAGTTAGTGATTTTGTTTACATACGCATATTTGGTTTTTGTCTTGCCAGCTAGCTTTTGAGACTTTAGAATCAGCCATGTCTTGACAATAGCTTCCTGGGGTTACTCCTGCTGAACAGTAATAACAACAATTCTGGAAATAAAGATAGCATCTTCGTGCATTGACATGACAGTCATAGTTCGCCGAGAGAAAAGCACAGATGCCATCCTGTCCGCAAAAGACGCTAAATAATAGACTACTATTAACGCCATTTTAAACAGGGGCTCCGTTGTGGGCctgtgttggtgtttctttttGGTCTAAGGAAAGTGCCACCGTGCCGGATTTTTCAAGTGCCTTCGGTCAGACTGGGACTGGTGCTGTTTTTTTGACATGGAAGGTCCGATTCGAAGTAGTGTGTTCAGACACAGCCGACGCTCCCGTTCTCAACGAGACAGAGAGCGGCGCAGGAGAAGAGTAGACCTCGCTGTGCAGCGGGCCACATCGCCCTCCTCGGGCTCGGAAAGGGAGCTTTGTGGATCAGGATCTGTACTAGGTCCTGGAGGTAAAGAATCTCGAACCAGCCCCAGACACAGGCCTCCTCGACGGAGGAAGCGAGTGTCGGTGTCCTGCGAGGAGGATGTCATCGATGGCTTCTCAATTGCCAGCTTCATCAGCATTGAGGCCCTGGAGGTAAGTCTGTTTTCACATAAGGAAATACAATCTTACCCTGAACACAATACTCAGATATGATAGACTTCAACCTCATGTAAATAACATTTGGTCCTGGAATAAATCAAACTAACACACATCAACAGTTTTTGGAAGCACACAATGGTCTCCACAGAGGTGGATTGTCCTCCCTTTAtctctttgtctttacttggtcACTAGTTAGGTTAACACCCCCTCCAGGTGTGAATCAGTTGTGCATTGAACTTCTTACAATTGAGGTAATTTACACTTTGAGCAATCCAATCAACAACCACAATGAAAGCCATTGGATACAATGATCTTCTCTAATGTGTCTTAACAACCTTAATTATTTGTGTACACCCTTCTGTGtacactggtccttctgtagctctaGAGCATaaatagtgggttcgatcccgggaccacccaaatgtatgcacacatgactgtaagtcgctttggataaaagcgtctgctaaatggcatatattattatatattattattattattattatattctatGTAAATACAAATAGCCTAGGTTATACTAAGGTTTAGGAATCTGCTTGACATTAGACCAACAATAACTAGTCTCGTTCTTCTCTTGAGTTTAAACCCCACACAATCCAGTATTTCAGGATACGTATttgatatacactatatatactaaagtatgtggacacccattaaaattagtggattcagctatttctgccacacctgttgctgacaggtgtataaaatggagcacacagccatgcaatatcagttgcaacactcactaccgagttacaaactgcctctggaagcaacgtcagcacaagaactgtttgtcagcagcttcatgaaatgggtttctatggccgagcagctgcacacaactAAGTtcaccatgagcaatgccaagtgtcggctggagtgatgaatcacgtttcgccatctggcagtccgaagggacaaatctgggtttggcggatgccaggagaatgctacctacccgaatgcgtagtgccaactgtaaagtttggtggagaaggaataatggtctggggctgtttttcatggtttggtctaggctccttagttccagtgaaagggcATCTTGATTCTACAGCATGACATTCTAGATgagtctgtgcttccaactttgtggcaacagtttggggaaggccatttcctgtttcagcatgacaatgacagaGTGGACAAaaagaggtccatacagaaatggtttgtcgagatcggtgtgggagAAATTGAGtgtcctgcacagagccctgacctcaatcccatcgaacacctttggtatGAATTGGAATTCcaaactgcgagccaggcctaatcacccaacatcagtgcctgacctcactaatgttcttgtggctgaatggaagcaagtccctgcagcaatgttccaacattgagtagaaagccttcccagaagagtggagcctGTTATAGCAGCATAGGGGGTTGGGGGcatattaatgaccatgattttggaatgagatgtttgatgagcaggtgtccacatacttttggtcatgtagtgtagcatGCTCTGGGGGCAGTTGAATGGCAGCAATCTAGTATCCATACTTTAGACAACCTTCAAAACTGAGTTGCTCAAACATGCAATATCATTGTAAACCATCTGAAATTGTGTCCGGGCAAGTCATCACTGACTATGCTATTCATTTCTCAGTCGAGGCTTCCTCGTTAGTTTTTTGGCCAATTAAATGTCGATGGCAAGAATGTCCTTGGTGGCTATCAAGACAAGACATGAGCTGCTTAAAACTTGTGCGAAATACTAGGAAGTCAATCAAATCGTTGTCATTGTTTCAGTAaacctaacatgctgaccaca
The sequence above is drawn from the Oncorhynchus gorbuscha isolate QuinsamMale2020 ecotype Even-year linkage group LG11, OgorEven_v1.0, whole genome shotgun sequence genome and encodes:
- the LOC124048277 gene encoding charged multivesicular body protein 2a-like, with protein sequence MEFLFGKRKTPEEMLRQNQRALTRAMRDLDRERQRLEQQEKKIIADIKKMAKQGQMDAVKIMAKDLVRTRHYVKKFIMMKANIQAVSLKIQTLKSNNSMAQAMKGVTKAMATMNRQMKLPQIQKIMMEFERQSEIMDMKEEMMNDAIDDAMGDEDDEEESDAVVSQVLDELGLNLSDELSNLPSTGGSLSVAGGKKAEPQPALADADADLEERLNNLRRD